Proteins encoded in a region of the Suricata suricatta isolate VVHF042 chromosome 10, meerkat_22Aug2017_6uvM2_HiC, whole genome shotgun sequence genome:
- the C1QTNF6 gene encoding complement C1q tumor necrosis factor-related protein 6, producing the protein MGYRVAMALAAQGLLCMVLLFPLLVLGVPTEEPTSREAVASRPRGYCRRCCDSEDPLTLADEADMSSASPSALLYVLPEVRPYINITILKGDKGDRGLLGSPGKLGREGPQGERGPQGAKGAKGQAGSPGGPCRMRFSAFSVGRKTALHSSEDFQTLLFDTVFVNPDGHFNLATGHFVAPLSGLYFFSLNVHSWNFKETYVHIMHNEQAAVILYAQPSDRSIMQSQSVMLALGPGDRVWVRLFKRERENAIYSDDVDTYITFSGHLIKPEED; encoded by the exons ATGGGATACAGG GTTGCCATGGCGTTAGCCGCCCAGGGCCTCCTCTGCAtggtgcttctgttccctctcttgGTGCTTGGGGTCCCCACTGAGGAGCCCACCTCTCGGGAAGCCGTGGCCTCCCGTCCCCGTGGGTACTGTCGCCGGTGCTGTGACTCTGAGGACCCCCTCACCCTTGCTGATGAAGCAGATATGTCCTCGGCCTCTCCATCTGCCCTTCTGTACGTGCTGCCTGAGGTCAGGCCCTACATCAACATCACCATCCTGAAGG GTGACAAAGGAGACCGAGGCCTGCTGGGCAGCCCCGGGAAGCTGGGCAGGGAGGGTCCCCAGGGGGAGCGCGGCCCGCAGGGCGCCAAGGGCGCCaaggggcaggcaggcagccccGGGGGCCCGTGCCGGATGCGCTTCTCCGCCTTCTCCGTGGGCCGCAAGACGGCCCTGCACAGCAGCGAGGATTTCCAGACGCTGCTCTTCGACACCGTCTTCGTGAACCCTGACGGCCACTTCAACCTGGCCACCGGCCACTTTGTCGCCCCCCTGAGCGGCCTCTACTTCTTCAGCCTCAACGTCCACAGCTGGAACTTCAAGGAGACGTACGTGCACATCATGCACAACGAGCAGGCGGCCGTCATCCTGTACGCGCAGCCCAGCGACCGCAGCATCATGCAGAGTCAGAGCGTGATGCTGGCCCTGGGGCCCGGGGACCGCGTCTGGGTGCGGCTCTTCAAGCGCGAGCGCGAGAACGCCATCTACAGCGACGACGTGGACACCTACATCACCTTCAGCGGCCACCTCATCAAGCCTGAGGAGGACTAG
- the SSTR3 gene encoding somatostatin receptor type 3, with the protein MDTPGSLSSTPTTLEPGNTSAAWPLDVTLGNVSAAPSVAGLAVSGILIPLVYLVVCVVGLLGNSLVIYVVLRHTASPSVTNVYILNLALADELFMLGLPFLAAQNALSYWPFGSLMCRLVMAVDGINQFTSIFCLTVMSVDRYLAVVHPTRSARWRTAPVARTVSVAVWVASAVVVLPVVVFSGVPHGMSTCHMQWPEPAAAWRAAFIIYTAALGFFGPLLVICLCYLLIVVKVRSAGRRVRAPSCQRRRHSERKVTRMVVAVVALFVLCWMPFYVLNIVNVVCPLPEEPAFFGLYFLVVALPYANSCANPILYGFLSHRFKEGFRRVLLRPSRRVRSQEPSAGPPEKAGEDEGEEDRDKDGEEGPAEQGQRKEMNGRVSLITQPGTSGQQRLPGGPPGKQKQFLPQEPAAGGKSSALHISSL; encoded by the coding sequence ATGGACACCCCTGGCTCTCTTTCATCGACACCCACCACCTTGGAACCCGGGAACACCTCAGCGGCCTGGCCCCTGGATGTCACCCTGGGAAACGTGTCAGCGGCCCCAAGTGTGGCAGGGCTGGCCGTCAGCGGCATTCTGATCCCGCTGGTCTACCTGGTGGTGTGCGTGGTGGGCCTGCTGGGCAACTCGCTGGTCATCTACGTGGTCCTGCGGCACACGGCCAGCCCGTCAGTCACCAACGTCTACATCCTCAACCTGGCGCTGGCCGATGAGCTCTTCATGCTGGGGCTGCCCTTCCTGGCGGCCCAGAACGCCCTGTCCTACTGGCCCTTCGGCTCCCTCATGTGCCGCCTGGTCATGGCCGTGGACGGCATCAACCAGTTCACCAGCATCTTCTGCCTCACGGTCATGAGCGTGGACCGCTACCTGGCCGTGGTGCATCCCACCCGCTCTGCCCGCTGGCGCACGGCCCCGGTGGCCCGCACGGTGAGCGTGGCCGTCTGGGTGGCCTCGGCCGTGGTGGTGCTGCCCGTGGTGGTCTTCTCGGGGGTGCCCCACGGCATGAGCACCTGTCACATGCAGTGGCCCGAGCCGGCGGCCGCCTGGCGTGCAGCCTTCATCATCTACACGGCTGCGCTCGGCTTCTTCGGGCCGCTGCTGGTCATCTGCCTCTGCTACCTGCTCATCGTGGTCAAGGTGCGTTCGGCCGGGCGGCGGGTGCGGGCGCCCTCGTGCCAGCGGCGGCGGCACTCGGAGCGCAAGGTCACACGCATGGTGGTGGCCGTCGTGGCGCTCTTCGTCCTCTGCTGGATGCCTTTCTACGTGCTCAACATCGTCAACGTGGTGTGCCCCCTGCCCGAGGAGCCCGCCTTCTTCGGCCTCTACTTCCTGGTGGTGGCGCTGCCCTATGCCAACAGCTGCGCCAACCCCATCCTCTACGGCTTCCTCTCCCACCGCTTCAAGGAGGGCTTCCGCAGGGTCCTGCTGCGCCCTTCCCGCCGAGTGCGCAGCCAGGAGCCTTCCGCAGGGCCTCCGGAGAAGGCGGGGGAGGACgagggggaggaggacagggaCAAAGACGGGGAGGAGGGGCCCGCGGAGCAGGGGCAGCGGAAGGAGATGAATGGCCGGGTCAGCCTCATCACACAGCCTGGCACCAGCGGGCAGCAGCGGCTGCCCGGCGGCCCGCCCGGCAAGCAGAAGCAGTTCTTGCCCCAAGAGCCCGCAGCTGGGGGCAAGTCCAGCGCGCTGCACATCAGCTCTCTGTAG